A DNA window from Anaerocolumna sp. AGMB13020 contains the following coding sequences:
- a CDS encoding CDP-glycerol glycerophosphotransferase family protein, whose translation MKLKSIWKRSKGILLNSYYSNCFYNGKINNRLILIESKNGSDLAGNMFHILRELRTEVYSDYKVVLSVLNKKKESIQNQLSNYGIKNVKLVRTNSYAYYKYLATAKYLFTDTTFNRSFIKKEGQIITNTWHGTPLKKMGRDVDNRAYAIGNVQRNFLFSDYLVYPNEFMKKKMVDAYLLEGIYDGTILNEGYPRNSIFFNKEIGQNIKEELGLHGKQVYIYMPTWRGTVTSKNTDHLLAITDYYLRDLDKHLTDNQVFYVKLHPFVSRNMNYSNYVHIKPYPDQYDSYEFMNICDCLVTDYSSVFFDYANSGNKIILFAYDETDYLEERGIYVPLNEFPFPMVKTVEGLLKELNAPKNYDDTAFLKEYCTYDRAGAAERICKHVVKGEKVCKEEKLKKNGKENVVMFGSALAKNGLTSSLLNLFNNIDIEKRNYYVTFNEAALKKTPTRVSQIPDKVGILPMSSGAAYTIMEAIAFVLYFKKNKDNKFVQKYLDRLYKREFIKQFGRIKIDSLIQFAGYDHKVTNLFQRFEGPKVIYVHNDMIAEMKTRGNQHYLTLRSAYQKYDKVAVVTQDIVPPTVKISEKQDNIVVVNNCHAHLEVRSKANQPLIFDADTKCNIPQVELEDVLNSDAKKFITIGRFSPEKGHMMLMKAYEEFSRDYPDTYLIIIGGHGVLYKETLDYAKESEANIIIIKSMKNPMPVLNKCDFFILSSHYEGLGLTLLEADALGIPTMSTDVRGPQGFLREFNGCLVEKSEKGLKKGMVRYMKGEIKAMNVDYNAYNKRAINQFESLFE comes from the coding sequence ATGAAACTCAAGTCTATATGGAAGAGAAGCAAAGGTATCTTATTAAATTCCTATTATTCCAACTGTTTTTATAATGGAAAAATAAACAATCGCCTTATATTAATAGAATCAAAAAACGGCAGCGATTTAGCAGGAAACATGTTCCATATACTACGTGAATTAAGGACGGAAGTTTATTCGGATTATAAGGTAGTCTTATCTGTTTTAAATAAGAAAAAAGAGAGTATACAGAATCAGTTGTCCAACTACGGGATTAAAAATGTAAAATTAGTACGAACAAATTCTTACGCATATTATAAGTATTTAGCAACTGCTAAATACTTATTTACTGATACAACTTTTAATAGAAGCTTTATAAAAAAGGAAGGCCAGATTATTACGAATACTTGGCATGGTACTCCTTTAAAGAAAATGGGTAGAGACGTAGATAATAGAGCATATGCTATTGGTAATGTTCAAAGAAACTTTCTATTCTCAGACTATTTGGTATATCCCAATGAGTTTATGAAAAAGAAGATGGTTGATGCATATCTTCTGGAAGGGATATATGATGGCACTATTCTCAATGAAGGATACCCCAGAAATTCGATATTTTTTAACAAAGAAATCGGTCAGAATATAAAAGAGGAATTGGGACTTCATGGCAAGCAGGTTTACATTTATATGCCTACCTGGAGAGGAACAGTTACCAGCAAGAATACAGATCATTTATTAGCTATTACGGATTATTATCTGAGAGACTTGGACAAGCACCTTACGGATAATCAGGTATTCTATGTAAAATTACACCCTTTTGTAAGCAGAAATATGAATTATAGTAATTATGTTCATATAAAACCTTATCCGGATCAATATGATTCCTATGAATTTATGAATATATGTGATTGCCTGGTTACTGATTACTCCAGTGTTTTCTTTGATTATGCCAACAGTGGAAATAAAATTATTTTGTTTGCATACGATGAAACAGATTATTTAGAAGAAAGAGGTATCTATGTACCTCTGAATGAATTCCCATTCCCTATGGTTAAAACAGTCGAGGGATTGTTAAAAGAATTAAACGCTCCCAAGAATTACGATGATACAGCTTTTCTAAAGGAATATTGTACCTATGACAGAGCTGGTGCAGCAGAACGTATCTGTAAACACGTGGTCAAAGGAGAAAAAGTCTGTAAGGAAGAAAAACTCAAAAAGAATGGTAAAGAAAATGTGGTGATGTTTGGTTCAGCATTAGCGAAGAACGGTTTAACTTCCTCACTACTGAATCTTTTTAATAATATAGATATAGAAAAGAGAAATTATTACGTAACTTTTAATGAAGCAGCCCTTAAGAAGACACCGACCAGAGTATCACAGATTCCTGATAAGGTTGGTATTCTTCCAATGAGCAGCGGAGCTGCTTACACTATAATGGAAGCTATAGCCTTTGTTCTATATTTTAAGAAGAACAAAGATAATAAGTTTGTTCAAAAATATCTTGATAGATTATATAAACGAGAGTTTATAAAGCAATTTGGTAGAATTAAAATTGATTCACTGATTCAGTTTGCAGGTTATGATCATAAAGTAACGAATTTGTTCCAACGATTTGAAGGACCGAAGGTTATTTATGTGCATAATGATATGATAGCTGAGATGAAAACAAGGGGTAACCAGCATTACCTGACTCTTCGTTCAGCATATCAAAAGTATGATAAAGTTGCAGTAGTTACCCAGGACATTGTTCCACCTACGGTTAAAATCAGCGAAAAGCAGGATAATATAGTAGTAGTTAATAATTGTCATGCACATCTTGAAGTTAGAAGTAAAGCGAACCAGCCTCTGATTTTTGATGCAGATACTAAGTGCAATATTCCACAGGTGGAGTTAGAAGATGTATTAAACAGCGATGCCAAGAAGTTTATCACTATAGGAAGATTTTCACCGGAGAAAGGGCATATGATGCTTATGAAGGCATATGAAGAATTTTCCAGGGATTATCCCGATACTTATCTGATAATAATTGGCGGACATGGTGTCCTTTATAAGGAAACATTAGATTATGCCAAAGAATCAGAAGCAAATATAATTATCATAAAATCAATGAAGAACCCTATGCCGGTATTGAACAAATGTGATTTCTTTATTTTATCTTCACATTATGAAGGACTAGGTCTTACGTTATTAGAAGCAGATGCGCTAGGTATACCTACTATGTCTACAGATGTAAGAGGACCTCAGGGCTTTTTAAGAGAGTTCAATGGCTGCCTTGTAGAAAAGAGTGAAAAAGGCTTGAAAAAAGGTATGGTACGTTATATGAAAGGCGAAATTAAAGCAATGAATGTTGATTATAACGCTTATAATAAACGTGCAATCAATCAGTTTGAAAGTCTTTTTGAATAA
- a CDS encoding polysaccharide pyruvyl transferase family protein, protein MKIGIITFNSAHNHGAVLQAWALQEYLKGEGHDVSIINYRLPATDNLYRLYVPRKTFKSYKLNKVVHMLQYLKKFKTEPDKVKRFRKFEHFINNTLNTTKAYSVFGELNKANFDFDVMIAGSDQIWNGSLTKGINPAYFLAFGKEKIKRISYAASIGKDFIPEVEHTLFSRYLRLFDYISVREEKAKEAIEKLTKKEISVVLDPTLLLDRERYDQLKNDPKTKAKYIYVHNVHITKVDKRLNAMAEEISQRLGLPIVHNRSDYNFTNELHKFTSGGPKEFLGYIANAEYVVTNSFHATVFSIMYQKNFITIPHFQNPERMRHLLDTLGTGNHLIEFTKDLPNDLDELSIDYNQVEKLKVELRKTSIDYLSRSLAGEKTTNEPVKDEDKYFDSKDVYSCYGCKACKDICPVSAITMVSDKEGFWYPKIDEDKCIHCNLCRKVCIYRKFEKEEPVENYPVVYASYHKTEDIHTESTSGGMFIPMYRYILSIGGKVVGVRYDENMRVIYDIADTEEGCRAFCGSKYVAPDSENVKPRVKKLLEAGTVVLFTGNPCQIAGLKTYLGKDYTNLYTVDIICHGVPSPKVFEKYINYLENRYHSKVIDFQFRNKIRGWSKPYILVKFESGEVLLEPAASNNFNRAFLSNNIQRPCCYTCEFAGLKGSVGDITIGDYWGIENEHPEMMDQRGVSIIKLNNSKGSEFFEHFKEQLVLKESTYEKAYNANHKKPMNLVLKRNQLMSQIDDVEIDSLLQSYNHLKKKKKKK, encoded by the coding sequence ATGAAGATAGGTATTATTACCTTTAACAGCGCCCATAATCATGGTGCTGTATTACAGGCTTGGGCGTTGCAGGAGTATTTAAAAGGTGAAGGACATGATGTCAGCATTATAAACTACAGATTGCCAGCTACTGATAATCTGTACCGTTTATATGTGCCCAGAAAAACTTTTAAAAGCTATAAATTAAATAAAGTAGTTCACATGCTTCAATATTTAAAGAAGTTTAAGACGGAACCGGATAAGGTGAAGAGATTTCGTAAATTTGAGCATTTTATAAATAATACATTAAATACTACAAAAGCATATTCAGTTTTTGGTGAATTAAATAAAGCAAATTTTGATTTTGATGTTATGATTGCAGGTAGCGATCAGATTTGGAATGGTTCACTTACAAAAGGTATTAATCCCGCTTATTTTCTGGCATTTGGAAAAGAGAAGATAAAGAGGATTTCTTATGCTGCCAGTATTGGAAAAGATTTTATTCCGGAAGTTGAACATACACTGTTTTCCAGATATCTGAGGCTATTTGACTATATATCTGTTAGAGAGGAAAAGGCAAAGGAGGCGATTGAAAAATTAACGAAGAAGGAGATTTCGGTTGTACTTGATCCAACCCTTCTTCTTGACAGAGAAAGATATGACCAGCTAAAGAATGATCCTAAGACAAAAGCTAAATATATATATGTGCATAATGTTCATATAACGAAAGTAGACAAGCGGTTAAATGCAATGGCAGAAGAAATATCTCAAAGACTTGGATTACCTATTGTTCATAACCGATCAGATTATAACTTTACCAATGAATTGCATAAATTCACTTCTGGTGGTCCGAAAGAGTTCCTGGGTTATATTGCAAATGCGGAATATGTTGTAACAAATTCATTTCATGCTACAGTGTTCTCAATTATGTACCAAAAGAATTTTATAACAATACCTCATTTTCAAAATCCTGAAAGAATGAGACACTTATTGGATACATTAGGTACGGGAAATCATTTGATTGAATTTACAAAAGACCTGCCAAATGATTTAGATGAGCTATCCATCGATTATAATCAGGTTGAGAAGCTTAAAGTTGAACTTAGAAAGACATCAATAGACTATTTGAGTAGGTCTCTTGCAGGTGAGAAAACCACTAATGAGCCTGTTAAAGACGAGGATAAGTACTTTGATTCCAAGGATGTTTATTCCTGTTATGGATGTAAGGCCTGTAAGGATATATGTCCGGTTTCAGCAATTACTATGGTATCGGACAAAGAAGGCTTTTGGTATCCCAAGATCGATGAAGATAAATGTATACATTGTAATCTTTGCAGAAAAGTATGTATTTACCGAAAGTTTGAAAAAGAAGAACCGGTTGAAAATTACCCGGTAGTTTATGCCTCCTATCATAAGACAGAAGATATTCATACTGAAAGTACCAGCGGAGGTATGTTTATACCTATGTATCGATATATACTTTCTATAGGGGGTAAGGTAGTAGGTGTTCGATATGATGAAAATATGAGAGTCATATATGACATTGCAGATACAGAAGAAGGCTGCAGAGCTTTTTGCGGTTCAAAATATGTTGCACCTGACAGTGAAAATGTGAAGCCAAGAGTAAAGAAATTACTTGAAGCCGGAACGGTTGTATTATTTACCGGTAATCCATGTCAGATAGCAGGTTTAAAGACTTATCTGGGTAAAGATTACACGAATCTGTATACAGTGGATATTATCTGCCATGGTGTTCCTTCACCAAAAGTATTTGAAAAGTATATTAACTACCTGGAGAATCGTTATCACTCAAAGGTAATCGATTTTCAATTCAGAAATAAAATAAGAGGTTGGAGTAAACCTTATATACTGGTTAAATTTGAATCTGGTGAGGTATTATTAGAGCCGGCAGCCAGCAACAACTTTAATAGAGCTTTCTTAAGCAATAATATTCAGAGGCCGTGCTGCTACACCTGTGAATTTGCAGGATTAAAGGGAAGTGTCGGTGATATTACCATAGGTGACTATTGGGGTATTGAAAATGAGCATCCTGAAATGATGGACCAAAGAGGTGTATCCATTATTAAGCTGAATAATTCCAAGGGATCAGAATTCTTTGAACACTTTAAGGAGCAGCTGGTACTAAAAGAAAGTACTTATGAGAAAGCCTATAACGCTAATCATAAAAAACCCATGAATCTGGTTCTAAAGCGAAATCAGCTTATGTCCCAGATTGATGATGTAGAAATTGACAGCTTGCTGCAGTCCTATAATCATTTAAAGAAGAAGAAAAAAAAGAAATAA
- a CDS encoding ABC transporter permease — MKKYFSNFAKYRFLLAELVKKGVTLKYRRSYLGVVWTLIEPLLTMMVLTLVFGTLFGNTDRTFPVYILSGRLMYSFFSNSTKTSMKSIRSNSGMIKKVYVPKYMYPLSCILSDYITFLISLLILFIVSIVLRVEPSFYLFQAVIPLLILPVMCYGLGLILATLSVFFRDLEYIWSVVMMLIMYTSAIFYKPERIIKAGYGWLLDINPLYSVVVNFRNAIFGQALDTRALGLSLLYTAGFMIVGLLMFYKKQDEFILHV, encoded by the coding sequence TTGAAAAAGTATTTCAGTAATTTTGCAAAATATAGATTTTTATTAGCGGAACTTGTTAAAAAAGGAGTAACCTTAAAATATAGAAGATCCTATCTGGGTGTAGTTTGGACTTTGATTGAACCTTTATTAACAATGATGGTTTTAACGCTCGTATTTGGTACGCTGTTTGGAAACACTGACAGGACCTTTCCCGTCTACATACTGTCAGGACGGTTAATGTATTCTTTTTTCTCAAATAGTACGAAGACCTCAATGAAGTCGATTCGATCCAATAGTGGTATGATTAAGAAGGTATATGTACCAAAATATATGTATCCTTTATCATGTATATTAAGCGATTATATAACATTCCTGATATCTTTGCTTATATTGTTTATAGTTAGTATTGTACTAAGAGTTGAGCCTAGTTTTTATCTGTTCCAAGCTGTCATACCATTATTGATCTTACCGGTTATGTGTTATGGCTTAGGACTAATATTAGCGACACTCTCGGTGTTTTTTAGAGATCTGGAATATATCTGGTCGGTTGTAATGATGCTTATTATGTATACATCAGCAATATTTTATAAGCCTGAGAGAATTATCAAGGCAGGATATGGCTGGCTGCTTGATATAAATCCGCTATATTCCGTTGTAGTGAATTTTCGAAATGCAATCTTTGGACAGGCATTGGATACAAGAGCGTTAGGGTTATCCTTACTTTACACTGCTGGATTTATGATTGTCGGGTTACTCATGTTTTATAAAAAGCAGGATGAATTTATATTACATGTTTAA
- a CDS encoding ABC transporter ATP-binding protein encodes MAKTAVEVNHVSMKYNMSTQKVDSLKEYFIKLVKKELKYKEFWALKDVDLSIEKGDRLGILGLNGAGKSTLLKIIAGVQKPTEGNVNVKGKIAPLLELGAGFEGEYTGIENIYLYGSVLGYHRDFINEKFNEIVEFSELGEFIKVPLKNYSSGMKSRLGFSIATIVEPDVLILDEVLSVGDAKFKKKCEAKIQSMFDKGVTVLFVSHSLAQVKKICNKAILLEKGQLIANGTIDEVSAIYEEKTK; translated from the coding sequence ATGGCTAAAACAGCGGTAGAAGTCAATCATGTCAGTATGAAATATAATATGTCTACTCAAAAGGTTGACAGTTTAAAGGAATATTTTATTAAGCTTGTAAAAAAGGAATTAAAGTATAAAGAGTTCTGGGCCTTAAAAGATGTTGACCTGTCTATTGAAAAAGGAGACCGCCTTGGAATTTTAGGGCTTAATGGTGCCGGTAAAAGTACTCTGCTTAAAATAATAGCAGGTGTTCAGAAGCCTACAGAGGGCAATGTTAATGTTAAAGGGAAGATAGCCCCTTTGTTAGAGCTTGGAGCCGGTTTTGAAGGTGAATATACAGGTATTGAGAATATATATCTTTATGGATCTGTTTTGGGGTATCACAGGGATTTTATTAATGAAAAATTTAATGAAATCGTGGAGTTCTCTGAATTAGGTGAGTTTATAAAAGTACCACTTAAGAATTATTCCTCCGGTATGAAATCAAGGCTTGGTTTTTCAATTGCTACTATTGTGGAGCCGGATGTTTTGATATTGGACGAAGTATTGTCAGTAGGTGATGCGAAGTTTAAAAAGAAATGTGAAGCAAAGATACAGAGTATGTTTGATAAAGGGGTTACAGTGTTATTTGTATCTCATTCCCTTGCGCAGGTTAAGAAAATATGCAATAAGGCTATTCTGTTGGAAAAGGGGCAATTAATAGCAAATGGTACTATTGATGAAGTAAGTGCCATTTATGAAGAGAAGACGAAATAG
- a CDS encoding O-antigen ligase family protein: MANKSTSKTKSKQHSYTSQSSKYLVIPIILILAVLPLIMHYHLDNPDISSYSWASQNSSTLDFFLHYKQIFFLIISAVMLVLIILNIKKSNSNFKDLKLFIPLLLLGVLNLLSTITSETAKYGYWGIFDQFESVFTLISYSLIVIYCYLYIKKEEDLAYLLHYFMIGVLVIVFIGSLQAIGHDFLATEIGKKLYLPRTQWSNLAGYTMSFGKNRTYMTLFNPNYVGVYVSMLIPFILCLLITEKTKKALALYSTILLGLIISLLGSESKTSIICIIATIPFLLFFFRAKIFTNKKISMITTGFLLVGILIISLTNFSFIKNTFQSFTNITKSTPNLTDIKTDKLLTITYKGNNLNIDIKLEDTNYNTYFYDEKESILASHKDESGQLIIDDERFQGITAAIGYADSLAVLQLSIDGTDWNFTNQLGDDTFYYINKYGKLDKIVQADSAIFTGYENYASGRGYIWSRSIPLLKDRIILGEGANSYVFAFPQQDYVNLYNSGFGDELLTKPHSFYLQLGIQSGLLALISFLVFYIIYFVWSIRLYKNIVSYTLFTRTGIASFIATIGFMLAGITNDSSMAVSPVFWSLLGIGIACNAYNASQIPNSTKGK; the protein is encoded by the coding sequence ATGGCAAACAAATCAACCAGTAAAACAAAATCAAAACAACATTCGTATACCTCTCAAAGCAGTAAATATCTTGTTATACCTATCATCTTAATACTCGCTGTTTTACCATTAATTATGCATTATCACCTTGATAACCCTGATATATCTTCTTATTCATGGGCATCGCAGAACTCTTCCACCTTAGATTTCTTCCTTCATTACAAGCAGATATTTTTTCTTATAATATCGGCGGTGATGTTAGTATTGATTATACTAAACATAAAAAAATCTAACAGTAACTTTAAGGACTTAAAATTATTTATTCCCTTATTATTATTAGGGGTTTTAAATTTACTCTCAACTATAACTTCTGAAACTGCCAAGTATGGTTACTGGGGTATATTTGATCAGTTTGAATCCGTTTTTACACTAATAAGCTACAGCCTGATAGTAATTTATTGTTATCTTTACATAAAAAAAGAAGAAGATCTAGCCTACTTACTTCACTATTTTATGATAGGCGTTTTAGTTATAGTATTTATCGGGTCACTACAAGCTATTGGACATGATTTTCTAGCAACAGAGATTGGAAAAAAACTTTATCTTCCAAGAACTCAATGGAGTAATTTAGCTGGATATACCATGTCATTTGGTAAAAATCGTACATATATGACTCTATTTAATCCTAACTATGTCGGAGTATATGTATCCATGCTCATTCCTTTTATTTTATGTCTCCTTATAACTGAGAAGACAAAAAAAGCACTGGCACTATATAGTACTATATTATTAGGATTGATTATATCACTGTTAGGTTCTGAATCCAAAACATCCATTATATGTATAATTGCTACCATTCCGTTTTTATTATTCTTCTTTCGTGCTAAAATCTTTACTAATAAAAAAATAAGTATGATTACTACTGGTTTTCTTTTAGTTGGAATATTGATTATTTCACTAACTAATTTTAGTTTTATTAAGAACACATTTCAAAGCTTTACAAATATCACAAAGTCTACGCCTAATTTAACTGATATCAAGACAGATAAACTACTTACTATTACTTATAAAGGCAATAACTTGAACATTGATATAAAGCTTGAAGACACCAATTATAACACTTACTTCTATGATGAGAAAGAAAGCATACTAGCAAGTCATAAAGATGAATCCGGACAACTTATTATTGATGATGAGCGCTTTCAAGGTATTACTGCTGCAATAGGATATGCAGATAGCTTAGCAGTACTACAGTTATCGATAGATGGTACAGACTGGAATTTTACCAATCAATTAGGAGATGATACATTCTACTATATTAATAAGTATGGTAAATTGGATAAAATAGTACAAGCTGATTCTGCAATATTTACAGGTTATGAAAATTATGCCTCTGGAAGGGGTTATATTTGGTCAAGGTCTATCCCCTTGTTAAAAGACCGTATTATACTGGGTGAAGGTGCTAATTCATACGTTTTTGCATTTCCTCAGCAAGATTACGTTAATCTTTACAATTCAGGGTTTGGAGATGAGCTTTTAACAAAACCTCATAGCTTTTATTTACAATTAGGCATTCAATCCGGACTGTTAGCTTTGATATCTTTTCTCGTATTCTATATAATTTATTTTGTATGGAGCATTCGCTTATATAAGAATATTGTTTCCTATACATTATTTACACGTACCGGTATTGCTTCTTTTATTGCAACCATAGGATTTATGTTGGCAGGTATTACAAACGACTCCTCTATGGCTGTTTCTCCGGTATTTTGGTCCTTGCTCGGTATCGGTATAGCGTGTAATGCATACAATGCTTCTCAAATACCTAATAGCACAAAAGGAAAATAA
- a CDS encoding sugar transferase, which produces MYNKIIKRILDIMIAFLSLIILAGIILMISLLIKITSKGKVLYRQKRVGKNKKEFYILKFRTMSSAAPKDVPTHLLENPDQYITRIGKLLRKTSLDELPQLVNILKGDMSLVGPRPALWNQFDLIKERDRYGANDVRPGLTGWAQINGRDEVPIPLKVRYDSEYIQKMSFLFDLTCMSKTVVCVVKHEGVREGALEGGTESKYENGIDYLS; this is translated from the coding sequence ATGTATAATAAAATTATAAAAAGAATATTGGATATTATGATTGCCTTTCTATCACTTATTATTTTAGCGGGGATTATTTTAATGATATCATTACTGATTAAAATTACATCAAAGGGCAAAGTATTGTACCGACAAAAAAGAGTAGGAAAGAATAAAAAAGAATTTTACATATTAAAGTTTCGGACCATGTCATCTGCGGCACCAAAAGATGTACCGACTCATCTGCTTGAAAATCCGGACCAATATATAACTAGAATCGGTAAACTACTAAGAAAGACAAGTCTTGATGAATTACCGCAATTAGTTAATATACTGAAAGGGGATATGTCATTAGTTGGTCCGAGGCCGGCTTTATGGAATCAATTTGATCTTATTAAAGAAAGAGATCGGTATGGGGCAAATGATGTGAGGCCAGGCTTAACAGGCTGGGCACAGATTAACGGAAGGGATGAAGTACCAATACCACTTAAAGTTCGTTATGATAGTGAATATATACAAAAAATGAGTTTTCTTTTTGATTTGACCTGTATGTCAAAAACGGTTGTTTGCGTTGTAAAGCATGAAGGAGTAAGAGAAGGTGCGTTGGAAGGTGGAACGGAAAGTAAGTATGAAAACGGTATTGATTATTTAAGTTAA
- a CDS encoding NAD-dependent epimerase/dehydratase family protein encodes MKKILVIGANSYIGKCFKKFVDNNYKLLLKVEMVSASNGEWENIDFAQYDVILHLSAIVHKREKKCMMKMYEKVNYQLAVNSAQKAKKSGVHQFVFMSSAAVYGNISGCITSDTIPRPISLYGKTKLAAENEILKSQDKDFKVVVLRTPMVYGKGCKGNYARLVKLAKYLFLIPNYHNIRSMVSIENLCEFLVNVVVNESKGVFYPQNDSFVDTCELIEGIRKDLGKKTRRTQCANWIISILVKKKGGIFQKIFGDFYYDKSLI; translated from the coding sequence ATGAAAAAAATATTAGTAATTGGAGCTAATAGCTATATTGGTAAATGTTTTAAAAAATTTGTAGATAATAATTATAAACTATTGCTGAAAGTAGAAATGGTCAGTGCCTCAAATGGCGAGTGGGAAAATATAGATTTTGCCCAGTATGATGTGATTTTACATTTATCTGCAATTGTACATAAAAGAGAAAAAAAGTGTATGATGAAAATGTATGAGAAAGTAAATTATCAGTTGGCTGTTAATTCTGCCCAGAAAGCAAAGAAAAGTGGTGTACACCAGTTTGTTTTTATGAGTTCGGCTGCTGTTTATGGTAATATAAGTGGATGTATAACAAGCGATACTATTCCTAGACCGATTTCATTGTATGGAAAAACTAAATTGGCAGCAGAGAATGAAATCTTAAAATCACAAGATAAAGATTTTAAAGTAGTAGTTTTAAGAACACCAATGGTTTACGGTAAAGGGTGCAAAGGCAATTATGCAAGGCTTGTTAAACTGGCTAAATATCTATTTTTAATACCCAATTATCATAATATAAGAAGTATGGTATCTATCGAAAATTTATGCGAATTTTTAGTAAACGTCGTAGTTAATGAATCAAAAGGTGTTTTTTACCCTCAAAACGATAGTTTCGTAGATACTTGTGAATTAATAGAAGGAATTAGAAAAGATTTAGGTAAGAAAACAAGACGTACTCAGTGTGCTAATTGGATAATAAGCATACTGGTTAAAAAAAAGGGAGGCATTTTTCAAAAAATATTTGGTGATTTTTATTATGATAAATCGCTAATATAA